Within the Staphylococcus argenteus genome, the region AAGATAATATATTTTGAGCTATCAATACTTTTTATTGAAGAGGTGTTATTGTTGGCTAAAACGTTATATTTAATGCGCCATGGTCAAACTTTGTTTAATTTTAAGGGACTAATACAAGGATTTGGAGATTCCCCATTAACAGAATTGGGGATTTTGCAAGCTGAAAAAGCACGTAGTTATTTTGAAAGCAAGGGGATAAACTTCGATTTATATGCATCATCAACACAAGAACGTGCAAGTGACACACTTGAAAATGTCGCTCCTAATCAATCATATCAACGATTAAAAGGGCTAAAAGAATGGCATTTTGGATTATTTGAAGGTGAGTCTGTATATCTATTTGATAATTTATACAAACCTGAGGATTTATTCGGAGATCGCATCGTTCCTTTTAAAGGTGAATCAAAGCAAGATGTTGAGGATCGTATAGTTAAAGCTTTGCATGAGCTGATGTCTCAAACAAAGGATAATGCATTGGTAGTGAGTCATGGAACAATTATTGGGGTGTTTCTAAGATATTGCCTAGATAAAAATGAGGCATTGAAACATAATATAGGTAATTGTAATATTTTAAAATTTAAATATGACAATGGAACTTTTAGCTTTGAAGAGTTGATTGATCCAAATTTATAATAAGTAAAGCGTTACACATAGACAAGTTCGAGTCTTTGATGTAACGCTTTTTAATGAGACTGAAATTTAAAATACTAGTTGCAGCAATTTTTGTAAAATGATGAGAGCCACAATTATAATGATGACACTTGAAATTTTGTTGATAATTAATAATAATTTACCAGTTTTGTCGATAGAACCGACGAATTTACCTAATATTGCAAGTAAAAAGAACCAAAGCCATGAAACACTTATACACGTGGTAGTAAATGCAATTTTTTCAATGCCATTGTAAAGAGCGGCGCTACTACCAATGACACCAATCGTATCTAATATCGCATGAGGATTTAGTAGTGATACGGACAAGGCAAAGCTAACTTGCTTCATTGGTGACATCGCTTTTACTTGGTTGTTCATAGAAGGTTTTTCGTTCCAAATTGTCCAAGCCATATACAGTAAAAATATTAAACCAATTACATAAATAATAGCTTGTAGAATGGGCATCGACATAATTATGATAGATACACCAATAACAGCAATACTAATTAATAAGCTATCAGACAGACCAGCTGTAAGTATTGCTGGTAATGCATATCTATATTTCGATTGGTTTGCACCTTGGTTAAATATAAACACATTTTGTGCTCCTAATGGCAAGATAAGTCCAATCGATAAGATAAAACCATGAAGAATTGCAGAAAGCATAAGAATAATCCCCTTTAAAGTATTGAAAATTCTGAAAATATATATAATCAAAGCATATCAAATAAAATAAAACTGCTCAATATAAGAGCAGTTTAGAATGGATTGGTTTTGTTTTTATGATTTGAATTTATTAGAAATGAAGAAATATATAAATATAAAACTGAATTACTTATTAATCAAATCATAAAAAAGCCAATGTTCATCAAAATAAGAATTGCCTATTTTAATTGCATTTTTTTCAAAACCGAGAATGTCGAATCCAAGAGCACTATAAAAAACTTTTGCACCTATATTGTTTGATACAATTGATGTAAGTACAGATTCAAAGTTATTCTGTCGTGCATAGCTAATGATGTAATTAATGAGCTCGCTATTAATCGATTTATCGTTATTGTTAACAAAGTTGTATTTAATTAATGATTTGTGCTCTTTTCCTACATATCGAATTTGTTCTAGCGTAGCCGTAGCAACGAGTGTGTTACGGTCATAACAGCCAAAGACGATACATGTCGGTAAAGTTTCATCTAAAATGTCATGTATTAAGGTGTCAGTCATAGTTTGACTATAATGTGAATCTTGAGTGAATTCTTCTTTGACTGTCGAAACGAGTCGTTTATACTCATTAAAATCATCATTTGTTAATGTTTTAATTTTCATTACTGACCTCCTTAATCATTATTAAGAAAGATTTTGTGCTAAAAAAATTTCTTAATTACATATTAAAATGTTTATTAAAATTTTGCAATCACTGATTTAAATGCACATTCTTGTAAATTGAGAATTAATTTAATTTAAATTCTGCTTAAGTCTTTGCTTAAAATGAATACTCCAGCGATTAGAATTTTCATCTTCGAAGTAATATAAAATTGGCAAAACCCATGCCACTATTGGAACCGGTACCATTATAAAACCATCAATAATGCTTTGTTTTTTATTAAAATTAATATGAATTTACTATGCTAATCTTAACGAAAAAACCAACCAAAAATTTCCGAAAAAATTTGGTTGGTAAATGTGAAAATTATGTGAAATATTACATTTGTATCTATTAAGTCTAAATTTATTAATCTACTATACTTACATTTAAATCTACATTTACATTTCCGTGAATAGCTTTTGAATATGGACAAAACTCATGTGCCATTTGTAAGTATTTTTTAGCTTCATCTTGAGATAATACATTTTTAACTGTAGCTTCTATTGCAACGCTTAATTTAGGACTTTCGGAATTGGAATCATCTTCTAATCTCACAGTTATTGTTACTTCTGGTTTTGCATCACGAATTTTGTGTTGTTTTAAAATTAGGTCAAACGCACCATTGAAACAAGATGCATATCCTGCAGCAAATAATTGTTCAGGATTTGTTGCTTTTCCATCTGCTTGTGCTGGTGGAATGATATCAATATCTAATGCATAATCATCTGTATAAACATGACCTTTACGACCACCGATATTGGTAGCTTTTGTTTCATATTGTATTGCCATCGCTATGACCTCCTAAAATAAATTACGTTTATGCTATACCCAAATTAATATTAGGTAATCTTCATTGATTTTAGTAACGTATTATTGAATGATGAAAAGTAGTTGTTTACAATGAAATATAATGAGCGACTGAAAAGAGGGATTTACCATGAAGGCAGTGGAAGTGGTTGCTACTATCGCACCGCAAATTCAAATTGATGAGAATTTACAAAAACAAATAAATAAACGCAGTGATGCAATTGACATTATTGAACTTCGGATTGACCAACTTGAAAATATTTCAGTTGATGACGTCTCAAAATTAGTTATAAAACTAAAAACATTACCAAAAATAAATAAAGTTTTAGTTACATATCGTACGACAAAACAAGGTGGAAGCGGCGAAATTACAAGCGAGTCATATATGAATTTATTGTCATCACTGGCTAATGTCAAAGAGATAGATATGGTTGATATTGAATGGGAAAAGGAAATTGAGATTGAACGTTTTCAGCAAGTCATTAAAAAGTTGCAAGGTCAGAATAAAGAAGTGATAATTTCACATCATAATTTTGATGAGACACCGACCTTAGATGAACTACAATTCATTTATTTTAAAATGCAAAAGTTTAATCCAGAGTATGTAAAGTTAGCAGTTATGCCACATAATAAAAACGACGTCTTAAATTTATTACAAGCTATGGTTACTTTTTCAGATACGATGAATTGTAAAGTAGTAGGCATATCTATGTCTAAACTCGGGTTAATAAGCAGAACATCTCAGGGAATCTTTGGTGGTGCGTTGACATATGGGTGCATAGGAGAGCCTCAAGCACCAGGTCAAGTTGATGTGGTTGATTTAAAAGAACAAGTATCATTCTATTTATAAGATGTAAGTCGTTTGCTTTTAAAGATAGGCTGCTTTATAATTGAGAAGTATTATCATTGTTCGTGGAGGAGCGATTTTATAATGGAATTACAACAAGCAATAGCTAATAGAAGAAGTGTGAAAAAGTTTAAAAGAGATATGCACATAGATGATGCATTGCTATACCAAGCAATCGAAAAGGCTGCTGATGCTCCAAATCACGGAATGAGGGAACCTTGGAGAGTTGTGCATGTTCCAAAGGATCGATTAGGGGAAATGAGTAAAGATATATCTAAATTTGCATTTCCCAATGAATTAGATAAACAACAATCTCATTACGAGGCAGTAACGAACCTTGGTGGCATGTTACTACTTATTTTAAAAACTGACCCAAGACAACGCCAAAATGATGAAAACTATTTTGCATTTGGTGCGTATACTCAAAATTTAATGTTATTACTTTATGAAGCGGGAATTGGTACATGTTGGAAATCACCATTATATATTTATGATCCGAAAGTAAGAAAAACATTAGGAATTAAAAAAGATGAGGTTTTAGCCGGATTCTTGTATTTAACAGATTTAGAAGACCATATGCCTAAAGCACCTCGTAAAAACAGAAATTTAATTACTTTATATTAATAAGGTAAGATATAGAAAAAGCTGAGACGCGGTAATGTGCGCCTAAATGTTAGAATTCATACTAATTAGGGCTTCATTACACAGTTGTCTCAGCTTTTTATTATTTTGTAAATACTGTCTGTATTCAGCAATATTACTACTTAAATGTTTCAGCTAAAAATGATTCCACTTGTTCAGGAGATTTTGCATTAGCTGAATGTAAATGTGCAATTTTATCACCATTTTTAAATACTAATAAACTAGGGATACCCATGACTTCGTTTTCAACTACTACATCTTCTAATTCATCGCGATTAACGGTATACCATTCGTAGTCATTATATTTTTCTACAATTGGATCAATCCACATATCCATTGCACGACAGTCAGGGCACCAGCCTGCCTCAAATTTAATAATCACTGGGTTATCACTGTTAATTACAGATTTGAATTCTTCATTACTTTTAATTGCTTGCATAGTTACAGCTCCTCTTGTTAGTTTGATAATTTTATTATAGCTAAACTTCTTGTTTATTAAAAAATTTTAGCCTCAAAATAAAAGCCTTTTGCCATGGAAAATGATATATTTATGTTAAATATATAAAGGAGGTAACAGTCGCATGATTAAATTTTATCAATATAAAAATTGTACAACTTGTAAAAAGGCAGCAAAGTTTTTAGCTGAATATGGCGTAAGTTATGAACCAATTGATATTGTTCAACATACACCTACAATAAATGAATTTAAAACAATTATTGCTGAAACAGGTGTTGAGATTAAT harbors:
- a CDS encoding GNAT family N-acetyltransferase produces the protein MKIKTLTNDDFNEYKRLVSTVKEEFTQDSHYSQTMTDTLIHDILDETLPTCIVFGCYDRNTLVATATLEQIRYVGKEHKSLIKYNFVNNNDKSINSELINYIISYARQNNFESVLTSIVSNNIGAKVFYSALGFDILGFEKNAIKIGNSYFDEHWLFYDLINK
- a CDS encoding nitroreductase family protein — its product is MELQQAIANRRSVKKFKRDMHIDDALLYQAIEKAADAPNHGMREPWRVVHVPKDRLGEMSKDISKFAFPNELDKQQSHYEAVTNLGGMLLLILKTDPRQRQNDENYFAFGAYTQNLMLLLYEAGIGTCWKSPLYIYDPKVRKTLGIKKDEVLAGFLYLTDLEDHMPKAPRKNRNLITLY
- a CDS encoding LysE/ArgO family amino acid transporter; the protein is MLSAILHGFILSIGLILPLGAQNVFIFNQGANQSKYRYALPAILTAGLSDSLLISIAVIGVSIIIMSMPILQAIIYVIGLIFLLYMAWTIWNEKPSMNNQVKAMSPMKQVSFALSVSLLNPHAILDTIGVIGSSAALYNGIEKIAFTTTCISVSWLWFFLLAILGKFVGSIDKTGKLLLIINKISSVIIIIVALIILQKLLQLVF
- a CDS encoding organic hydroperoxide resistance protein, coding for MAIQYETKATNIGGRKGHVYTDDYALDIDIIPPAQADGKATNPEQLFAAGYASCFNGAFDLILKQHKIRDAKPEVTITVRLEDDSNSESPKLSVAIEATVKNVLSQDEAKKYLQMAHEFCPYSKAIHGNVNVDLNVSIVD
- a CDS encoding histidine phosphatase family protein, which gives rise to MAKTLYLMRHGQTLFNFKGLIQGFGDSPLTELGILQAEKARSYFESKGINFDLYASSTQERASDTLENVAPNQSYQRLKGLKEWHFGLFEGESVYLFDNLYKPEDLFGDRIVPFKGESKQDVEDRIVKALHELMSQTKDNALVVSHGTIIGVFLRYCLDKNEALKHNIGNCNILKFKYDNGTFSFEELIDPNL
- the aroD gene encoding type I 3-dehydroquinate dehydratase, yielding MKAVEVVATIAPQIQIDENLQKQINKRSDAIDIIELRIDQLENISVDDVSKLVIKLKTLPKINKVLVTYRTTKQGGSGEITSESYMNLLSSLANVKEIDMVDIEWEKEIEIERFQQVIKKLQGQNKEVIISHHNFDETPTLDELQFIYFKMQKFNPEYVKLAVMPHNKNDVLNLLQAMVTFSDTMNCKVVGISMSKLGLISRTSQGIFGGALTYGCIGEPQAPGQVDVVDLKEQVSFYL
- a CDS encoding thioredoxin family protein, whose translation is MQAIKSNEEFKSVINSDNPVIIKFEAGWCPDCRAMDMWIDPIVEKYNDYEWYTVNRDELEDVVVENEVMGIPSLLVFKNGDKIAHLHSANAKSPEQVESFLAETFK